The following coding sequences lie in one Leucobacter allii genomic window:
- a CDS encoding FAD/NAD(P)-binding protein → MSGEGAAATEMRIVCVGAGPAAVMILERILANHARDFASLVLDIRLVDPYEPGGGRIWRREQSPLLKLNTLLRDDTVFTDASCRIEGPVAPGPSLAEWIAEMIAGRIPRPDWWDARLEAEIREARDDAFPTRRLNNAYLSWAYGEIVRRAAPGATVAWHEDRVTAVEDLGDPGPGAVPERGSPGAGSARASRYRVRLASGAALAADIVVHAIGHNGSEPSGPSVALGDFARRHGLRYVPPAFTADVPLDWVPAGEDVIVRGMGLAAVDLVVLLTEGRGGRYERAGDRLVYRPSGREPVLHLGSRRGVPYRSKITSALAGDPVRLEYVGPAFREAAARSGEPLDFERDVWPLLASEMVTGYYRELGTGHPEALRGSWDDFAARLRETLAEPEGYRSAALRALVAERVPDPLDRFDLDAFDRPLAVPEDGDGAGDGAGAGAGAGMGAGFGAGAGDGTAAAVGGTAADAGAGADAGAAADADADAEALQRRVRAHIARDLELRTSQRRSATQGLFMTVLFAYLSIAEVPPERWNARSRTRLLPRRWLPYFSYLASGPPGHRLEELLALSEAGLLRFLGGELELETDEAAGEFAARGSARVAGRTVRAAARARILIDAWLPEATAATSDNPLLRQLIASGQAQELAVADAQHAGSTGQLAVTADGRLPGVGRQFAMGPFTATPTGGAFTRPGLDSLPFRLNDRLARALLADAAELASARAAERSPAGLA, encoded by the coding sequence GTGAGCGGGGAGGGCGCCGCGGCGACGGAGATGCGGATCGTGTGCGTCGGAGCCGGCCCCGCCGCCGTGATGATCCTCGAGCGGATCCTCGCGAACCACGCGAGGGACTTCGCGTCGCTCGTGCTCGACATCCGCCTCGTCGACCCGTACGAACCGGGGGGCGGGCGGATCTGGCGGCGAGAGCAGTCGCCGCTCCTGAAGCTCAACACGCTGCTGCGCGACGACACGGTGTTCACCGACGCCTCCTGCCGGATCGAGGGTCCCGTCGCCCCGGGCCCCTCGCTCGCCGAGTGGATCGCGGAGATGATCGCGGGGCGGATCCCCCGCCCCGACTGGTGGGACGCGCGCCTCGAAGCGGAGATCCGCGAGGCCCGCGACGACGCCTTCCCGACGCGGCGCCTGAACAACGCCTACCTGAGCTGGGCCTACGGCGAGATCGTGCGCCGGGCCGCGCCGGGCGCGACCGTCGCCTGGCACGAGGACCGGGTGACGGCGGTCGAGGATCTCGGGGATCCCGGGCCCGGAGCCGTGCCGGAGCGCGGGTCTCCGGGGGCGGGGTCCGCGCGCGCGTCGCGCTACCGCGTGCGGCTCGCCTCGGGGGCGGCGCTCGCCGCCGATATCGTCGTGCACGCGATCGGGCACAACGGGTCCGAGCCCTCGGGGCCATCCGTCGCCCTCGGCGACTTCGCCCGCCGTCACGGCCTGCGGTACGTGCCGCCGGCGTTCACGGCGGACGTGCCGCTCGACTGGGTGCCTGCGGGGGAGGACGTCATCGTGCGGGGCATGGGCCTCGCCGCCGTCGATCTCGTCGTGCTGCTCACCGAGGGGCGCGGCGGTCGCTACGAGCGCGCGGGGGATCGGCTCGTCTACCGCCCGAGCGGTCGCGAGCCCGTGCTGCACCTCGGCTCGCGCCGCGGCGTCCCCTACCGCTCCAAGATCACGAGCGCGCTCGCGGGCGATCCCGTGCGCCTCGAGTACGTCGGCCCGGCGTTCCGCGAGGCGGCGGCCCGCTCCGGCGAGCCGCTCGACTTCGAGCGCGACGTCTGGCCGCTCCTCGCCTCCGAGATGGTCACGGGGTACTACCGCGAGCTCGGCACCGGGCACCCCGAGGCGCTGCGGGGGTCGTGGGACGATTTCGCCGCGCGCCTGCGGGAGACCCTCGCGGAACCCGAGGGGTACCGCTCGGCGGCGCTGCGCGCGCTCGTCGCGGAGCGGGTCCCCGATCCGCTCGATCGCTTCGACCTCGACGCCTTCGACCGGCCGCTCGCCGTGCCCGAGGACGGCGACGGCGCCGGCGACGGCGCGGGTGCCGGCGCGGGTGCTGGTATGGGTGCCGGCTTCGGCGCCGGCGCCGGTGACGGTACGGCCGCCGCAGTCGGTGGCACCGCGGCTGATGCTGGCGCCGGTGCTGATGCCGGCGCCGCGGCTGATGCTGATGCCGACGCCGAAGCGCTGCAGCGCCGGGTGCGCGCTCACATCGCGCGCGACCTCGAGCTCCGCACCAGCCAGCGCCGCAGCGCGACGCAGGGGCTCTTCATGACCGTGCTCTTCGCCTACCTGTCGATCGCCGAGGTGCCGCCGGAGCGCTGGAACGCCCGCAGCCGGACCCGCCTGCTGCCGCGACGGTGGCTGCCGTACTTCAGCTATCTCGCGAGCGGGCCGCCCGGGCACCGGCTCGAGGAGCTCCTCGCGCTCTCGGAGGCGGGGCTGCTGCGCTTCCTCGGCGGCGAGCTGGAGCTCGAGACGGACGAGGCTGCGGGGGAGTTCGCGGCCCGCGGATCCGCCCGCGTCGCCGGGCGGACGGTGCGCGCCGCGGCGCGCGCCCGCATCCTCATCGACGCCTGGCTGCCGGAGGCGACGGCGGCGACGAGCGACAACCCGCTGCTGCGCCAGCTCATCGCGAGCGGGCAGGCGCAGGAGCTCGCGGTCGCCGATGCGCAGCACGCCGGCAGCACCGGGCAGCTCGCCGTGACGGCCGATGGCCGTCTCCCGGGCGTGGGCCGCCAGTTCGCGATGGGGCCCTTCACCGCGACGCCGACCGGCGGGGCCTTCACCCGGCCCGGCCTCGACTCGCTGCCGTTCCGGCTGAACGACCGTCTCGCGCGCGCCCTGCTCGCCGACGCCGCGGAGCTCGCCTCGGCCCGTGCGGCCGAGCGCTCTCCCGCAGGCCTCGCGTAG
- a CDS encoding GNAT family N-acetyltransferase produces the protein MTSGIADAPPRREPTPAAAALAALGPDYAFAYVGYRDPLAAPLLRDLEREYDERYGVEVFGEAAIVEIERYPAEDFAPPRGSFLLLLQAGEPVSGGAFMPHAEGVAEVKRVWTRGDRRGEGLARVVLTELEEQAVRLGYRRIYLTTGPRQPEARALYLRHGYTPLFDTALSGEEIGGTLPFEKTLVGPGADASASRP, from the coding sequence GTGACGAGCGGCATCGCGGACGCGCCCCCGCGGCGCGAACCCACGCCCGCGGCCGCGGCGCTCGCCGCCCTCGGGCCCGACTACGCCTTCGCCTACGTCGGCTACCGCGACCCGCTCGCGGCGCCGCTGCTGCGGGACCTCGAGCGCGAGTACGACGAGCGCTACGGCGTCGAGGTCTTCGGGGAGGCGGCGATCGTCGAGATTGAGCGCTACCCCGCCGAGGACTTCGCGCCGCCGCGCGGTTCGTTCCTGCTCCTCCTGCAGGCCGGCGAGCCGGTCTCGGGCGGCGCCTTCATGCCGCACGCCGAGGGCGTCGCGGAGGTGAAGCGGGTGTGGACCCGCGGCGACCGGCGCGGCGAGGGACTCGCCCGCGTCGTGCTCACGGAGCTCGAGGAGCAGGCCGTGCGCCTCGGATACCGCCGCATCTACCTCACCACGGGGCCGCGGCAGCCCGAGGCCCGGGCGCTCTACCTGCGCCACGGCTACACGCCGCTCTTCGACACCGCGCTCTCGGGCGAGGAGATCGGCGGGACGCTGCCCTTCGAGAAGACGCTCGTCGGGCCCGGGGCCGACGCGAGCGCGTCGCGGCCGTGA
- a CDS encoding NtaA/DmoA family FMN-dependent monooxygenase (This protein belongs to a clade of FMN-dependent monooxygenases, within a broader family of flavin-dependent oxidoreductases, the luciferase-like monooxygenase (LMM) family, some of whose members use coenzyme F420 rather than FMN.), whose amino-acid sequence MTTPDPARRQVHLVAHFPGVNSATVWSDPASGSQIDFASFRHFARTAERGLFDYVFLAEGLRLREHGGRIHDLDVAGRPATLAILAAMASVTRNIGVVGTLTSTFNEPTELARQLATIDHLSGGRVGWNVVTSPDAFHGANFRRGGFLPYAERYTRAEEFVALAKALWDSWEAGAILADREAGRFVDPERVHRVRHRGPQFDVAATSTVPRSPQGYPVIVQAGDSPAGRDFAAANAEIIFSRHTGYADGQQFYRDVKGRLPAAGRDEDSLLILPGASFALGDTDAEARERAREISLAQTSPQTAVAWVEAIWGRALPGLDPDGRLPDAEPGEGEQRQGQVSTRVEDRIARAAELRARAEAERLTVRELVAAETAHHTFVGSPATIAAEIDRYVQGRASDGFVLVPHLTPGGLDEFVDRVVPLLQERGVFRTEYAVDPVTGANPTLRRTLGLPEPQRPDSARYRPEGGPGDASAAESVPEDAAVPEEVPA is encoded by the coding sequence ATGACCACCCCCGATCCCGCGCGGCGCCAGGTCCATCTGGTCGCCCACTTCCCGGGCGTCAACAGCGCCACCGTGTGGAGCGATCCCGCATCCGGGAGCCAGATCGACTTCGCCTCCTTCCGCCACTTCGCGCGGACGGCGGAGCGCGGCCTCTTCGACTACGTCTTCCTCGCCGAGGGCCTGCGCCTGCGCGAGCACGGCGGCAGGATCCACGACCTCGACGTCGCCGGTCGGCCCGCGACCCTCGCGATCCTCGCGGCCATGGCCTCGGTGACCCGCAACATCGGCGTGGTCGGCACCCTCACGAGCACCTTCAACGAACCGACCGAGCTCGCGAGGCAGCTCGCCACGATCGACCACCTCTCCGGCGGGCGGGTCGGCTGGAACGTGGTGACGTCGCCCGACGCCTTCCACGGCGCCAACTTCCGCCGCGGCGGCTTCCTCCCGTACGCCGAGCGCTACACGCGGGCCGAGGAGTTCGTGGCGCTCGCGAAGGCCCTCTGGGACTCCTGGGAGGCCGGGGCGATCCTCGCCGACCGCGAGGCCGGGCGCTTCGTCGATCCCGAGCGCGTGCACCGGGTCCGCCACCGCGGCCCCCAGTTCGACGTCGCCGCGACGAGCACCGTGCCGCGCAGCCCGCAGGGCTACCCCGTCATCGTGCAGGCCGGCGACTCCCCGGCCGGCCGCGACTTCGCCGCGGCCAACGCCGAGATCATCTTCTCCCGCCACACCGGCTACGCCGACGGCCAGCAGTTCTACCGCGACGTGAAGGGGCGGCTCCCCGCGGCCGGCCGCGACGAGGACTCGCTCCTCATCCTGCCGGGTGCGAGCTTCGCGCTCGGGGACACCGACGCCGAGGCGCGCGAGCGGGCGCGGGAGATCTCCCTCGCCCAGACGAGCCCGCAGACCGCCGTCGCCTGGGTCGAGGCGATCTGGGGCCGCGCGCTGCCGGGTCTCGATCCCGACGGGCGGCTCCCCGACGCCGAGCCCGGCGAGGGAGAGCAGCGGCAGGGGCAGGTCTCGACCCGGGTGGAGGATCGCATCGCCCGCGCCGCGGAGCTGCGCGCCCGCGCCGAGGCCGAGCGGCTCACGGTGCGCGAGCTCGTCGCCGCCGAGACGGCCCACCACACCTTCGTCGGCTCGCCGGCGACGATCGCGGCGGAGATCGACCGCTACGTGCAGGGCCGCGCCTCCGACGGCTTCGTGCTCGTGCCGCACCTCACGCCCGGCGGCCTCGACGAGTTCGTCGACCGCGTCGTGCCGCTGCTGCAGGAGCGCGGCGTCTTCCGCACCGAGTACGCGGTGGACCCGGTCACCGGGGCGAACCCGACCCTGCGGCGCACGCTCGGGCTCCCCGAGCCGCAGCGGCCGGACTCGGCGCGGTACCGACCCGAGGGCGGGCCGGGCGACGCCTCGGCCGCGGAGTCCGTGCCTGAGGACGCCGCCGTGCCCGAGGAGGTGCCGGCGTGA